Genomic segment of Arthrobacter antioxidans:
CGATCGACGAGAACGCCGGGTTCCGCCACGCGGACCATGCCGCGCTCGAGGACACGGACTCCACCGATCCGCTCGAGGCCAAGGCCAAGGAGCACGACCTCAACTACGTCAAGCTCGACGGCGAAGTCGGCATCATCGGTAACGGCGCCGGGCTCGTCATGTCCACCCTCGACGTCGTCGCCTACGCCGGCGAGGCCCACGGCGGCGTGCTGCCCGCCAACTTCCTCGACATCGGCGGCGGAGCCTCGGCCGAGGTCATGGCCGCCGGCCTCGACGTCATCCTCAACGATGCGCAGGTCAAGAGCGTCTTCGTGAACGTCTTCGGCGGCATCACCGCGTGCGACGCCGTCGCCAACGGCATCGTCAAGGCCCTCGAGATGCTCGGCGACGAGGCCAACAAGCCCCTCGTGGTGCGCCTCGACGGCAACAACGTCGAGGAGGGCCGCCGCATCCTCGCCGACGCCAACCACCCGCTGGTCACGCTCGCCGACACCATGGACGAAGGCGCCGACAAGGCCGCCGCGCTGGCCAACGGAAAGTAAAGGGTTCCCCACATGTCTATCTACCTCAACAAGGACTCCAGGGTCATCGTCCAGGGCATCACCGGCGGCGAGGGCACCAAGCACACCGCCCTCATGCTGAAGGCCGGGACCCAGGTGGTCGGCGGCGTCAACGCCCGCAAGGCAGGCACCACCGTGACCCACGGCGACGTCACCCTCCCCGTGTACGGCACGGTCGAGGAGGCGAAGAAGGAGACCGGCGCCGACGTGTCGATCGTCTTCGTCCCGCCGGCCTTCACGAAGGACGCCGTCGTCGAGGCCATCGAGGCCGGCATCGGGCTTGTCGTGGTCATCACCGAGGGTGTCCCCGTGCAGGACTCGGCCGAGTTCTGGGCCCTCGCCCAGTCGAAGGTCGACGCCGACGGTCGGCAGATCACCCGCATCATCGGCCCCAACTGCCCGGGCATCATCACGCCCGGCGAGTCCCTCGTGGGCATCACCCCGGCGAACATCACGGGCAAGGGCGGCGTGGGCCTCGTCTCGAAGTCCGGCACGCTGACCTACCAGATGATGTTCGAGCTCCGTGACCTCGGCTTCTCGACGGCCATCGGCATCGGCGGCGACCCCGTCATCGGGACCACGCACATCGACGCCCTCGCGGCGTTCGAAGCGGACCCCGAGACCAAGGCCATCGTCATGATCGGCGAGATCGGCGGGGACGCCGAAGAGCGCGCCGCCGAGTTCATCAAGGCGAACGTCACCAAGCCCGTGGTCGGCTACGTCGCGGGCTTCACGGCTCCCGAGGGCAAGACCATGGGCCATGCCGGCGCGATCGTCTCCGGTTCGGCCGGGACCGCGCAGGCCAAGAAGGAAGCCCTGGAGGCTGCCGGCGTCAAGGTCGGCAAGACGCCGTCCGAGACCGCCAAGCTCCTCCGCGAGGTCTACGCGACACTCTGATCCCCGTGATCCGACAAGCCTCCTCCGCATGCATGCGGGGGAGGCTTTCGCGTGGGAGGGACCGGTGGCCCCATCACCGGAACCAGGGGACGATCACCAGCAGGAGTTGAGGGCATGAGCAGCCTGACCAGGAACGGCACCGCCGTCACGGCGGTCGACGACGGGCACCGGCAGCGCCGACACCTCCGACGCGCCACCTGGGTGGCGACCCTCGGCGGCCTGCTGTTCGGGTTCGACACCGGCGTCATCAACGGCGCGCTGCCGTTCATGGTGGACGATCTCCGCCTCACGGCCTTCACCGAAGGCCTCGTTGCGAGCTCGCTCGTCTTCGGCGCCGCGTTCGGTGCCCTCGCCGGGGGCCGGCTCGCCGACGCCTACGGACGGCGCCGGATGCTCATGGTGCTCGCGGCCGTCTTCCTCGGGGGAACGCTCGGCTCCGCCCTCGCCCCCGATGTCACGGTCATGGTCGCCTCGCGGCTCGTCCTCGGGCTGGCGGTCGGCGGGGCCTCGGTGCTCGTCCCGATCTTCCTCGCCGAACTCTCCCCGGCCGCCCGCCGCGGGCAGGTGGTGACCCGCAACGAGCTCATGATCGTGACGGGCCAGCTCCTGGCGTTCAGCAGCAGCGCCTTCCTCGGCAGCTTCTTCGGTGACAGCCACGGCATCTGGCGGTGGATGCTCGTCCTGGCCACGCTGCCGGCCATCGGCCTCTGGATCGGTATGTACTTCGTGCCGGAGAGCCCCCGCTGGCTCGCGGCGCGGGGCGCGTTCGGGTCCGCCCTGCGGGTCCTGGAGACCCTCCGCCCGCCGGCCGCCGCGCAGGGCGAGTTCGCCGCACTCAAGGCGCTGGCCGTCGAGGACCGCGGGCAGGACCGCGCGAGCATCCGCGACCTGCGCCAGCCCTGGCTCCGCCGCATCGTCGTCGTCGGCCTCGGTCTCGCCGTCATCCAGCAGATCACCGGCGTGAACTCGATCATGTACTACGGGACGCGGATCCTCGAGGTCGCAGGGTTCGGGACGCAGGCCGCGCTCACCGCGAACATCGCCAACGGGATCATCTCCGTCGCGGCGACCTTCGTCGGCATCTGGCTGCTCGGCCGGGTGGGGCGCCGCCCCATGATCCTCGTCGGGCAGATCGGGACGACGTCGGCCCTGCTCGCCATCGGCCTCGTCTCCCTCCTGGTGCCCGAGGGCACGACCCGGGGCTTCCTGGTCCTGGCCCTCACCGTCACCTTCCTGGCCTTCCAGCAGGGCGCGATCTCCCCGGTGACCTGGCTCATGCTGTCCGAGATCTTCCCCATGCGGCTGCGGGGCCTCGGCATGGGCGCGGCGGTCTTCGTCCTGTGGATGGTCAATTTCGCTGTCAGCCTCAGCTTCCCGATCCTCATGGACGCCATCGGCATCTCGTACACCTTCTTCGTGTTCGTGGTCCTCGGTGTCGCCGCGATCGTCTTCGCCCGCCGCCACATCCCCGAGACCCGCGGGAAGAGCCTGGAGGAACTGGAGCACCAGTTCAAGGAGGCGGTGGACGGGCGGCGGCGGTAGAGCCCGCCCGTGCGCGGCTTGTAAGGTGACCGAAGGGGACAATCGATTGCGTCAAGCAAGCTTCTAGGAGATCACCATGCGCGCCACCATCATCCACGGGCCCGGCGACATCCGGGTCGAGGACCGGGACTACCCGAGCATCATCCGTCCCACGGACGCCGTCGTGAAGGTCACGGCATCCTGCGTCTGCGGCTCCGACCTCTGGCCGTACCGCGGGGTCCGGCCCACGAAGGAACCCAAGGCCATCGGCCACGAGTTCGTCGGCGTCGTGGAGTCGGTGGGCGACGACGTCCGCGACGTCGCAGTAGGCGACTTCGTGATCGCGCCGTTCGTGGACAGCTGCGGCACGTGCCCGCAGTGCCTCAACGGCGTGACCGTGGCATGCGACCACCTGGTGGGCTGGGGCAGCACCGACGAGCACGGCGACTTCGTGCAGGGCGCCCAGGGCGAAGCCGTGCGTGTCCCGCAGGCCGACGGCACCCTGCGGAAGGTGGACGGCGTGACCGAGCCCGACGCCGCCCTGACGGCGAGCCTGCTGACCCTCTCCGACGTGATGTCCACCGGCCACCACGCCGCGGTGTCCGCGAACGTGGGCCCGGACAGCACCGTCGTCGTCGTGGGCGACGGCGCCGTGGGCCTGTGCGGGGTCCTCGCCGCGAAGCGCCTGGGGGCCGGGCGCATCATCGCCATGTCACGCCACGCCGACCGGCAGGAGCTCGCCCGCGAGTTCGGCGCCACGGACATCGTCGCCGAGCGCGGCGACGAGGGCGTGGAGAAGGTGCGCGAGCTGCTCGGGGGAGTCCTCGCCGACTCCGTCCTCGAATGCGTGGGCACGAAGGAGTCGATGGACCAGGCGCTGCGCAGCACGCGCCCCGGTGGACACCTGGGCTTCGTCGGCGTCCCCGCCGGCGGACCGGAACTGCCCATCGGCGTGCTCTTCGCGAAGAACATCACCGTGGGCGGCGGGATGGCGCCGGCCCACACCTACATCCCGGAACTGCTGAAGGACGTCCTCGACGGGACGATCAACCCGGGCCGCGTCTTCGACGTCGAGATGCCCCTCGAGGACGCCGCGGAGGCCTACAAGGCCATGGACGAGCGCCGCGCCATCAAGGTGCTCCTGAAGCCCTGACCGCAGCACGCTCCGACGCCGAAGGGTCCTCCTCGCGGGGGCCCTTCGGCGTCGGACCCCGGGAGCGGGCAGAATGAGGGTATGACGACGACGCCCGGCACGGATTCCGCCTACCTCATCTCCAGGGAACGCCTCATCGCGGCGCCCGCCGACCGCATCTTCGAGGTCCTCGCGACACCGGCGCTGCACAGTGTCATCGACGGGTCCGGGACGGTCCGCGGCGAGCAGCCCAACGGGCCGGCCCGCCTGTCGCTGGGCGCGAAGTTCGGGATGGACATGACGATGGGCGCCTCCTACAAGATCCTGAACCGTGTGGTCGAGTTCGAGGAGGGTCGCCGGATCGCCTGGCGGCACTTCTCCGCCCACGTCTGGCGGTACACGCTCGAACCCCGGGACGGCGGGACGCTCGTGCGCGAGGAGTGGGACGGACGCGCCGTGCGGTGGCGGTTCGTGTTCAGGCTCACGGGCTTCACGCGCCGGCACCCCGCGAGCATCGAGGCGACCCTCGGGAAACTCGAGGACTACGTCCTGCAGCAGCACGACCCCGCGTAGGCGCGTCCCGGGCGGACGCCCCGTTCCTCACGGGGTGCGCAGTTCCTCCGGGTGCACGACGATGTCCACCAGGGCGCCGTTGCGCCACACCGTCATCTCCATGCGGCGGCCGATCGCCGTCTCCACCATCAGCCGCTGGATGCCCGTCGCGCTGCGGACCGCGGCGTGGTCGAGTGACACGACCACGTCACCGGCCCGTGCCCCGGCGCCCGCGGCAGGACTGCCCGCGACGACGGAGGCCACCTGCATCCCGGTGCGCGATCCGACCCGGGCCGCGAGCTCGGGGGAGAGGGTGATCTGGGCTCCGACCACCCCCAGCCATGCACGCCGCACCCGGCCCCGGGTGATGAGCGCGTCGATGATCTCACGGGTGGTCGGGTTGATCGGCACGGCCAGGCCGAGCCCTATGCCGGCGACGGCGGTGTTGACGCCGACCATGCGGCCGGCGCTGTCGGCGAGCACGCCTCCGCTGTTGCCCGGATTCAGGATCGCGTCGGTCTGGATGACCTCGTCCACGACGCGCCCCGACAGCGTGGGCAGCGATCTGCCGAGCGCGGACACGATCCCCGCGGTCACGCTGCCTGCCAGCCCGAGCGGGTTGCCGAGAGCGACCACGAGCTGCCCCACGCGGAGCCTGGTCGCATCCCCCCACGGCACCGGCGGGGGAGTGCTGCCCTCCGCTGCGAGGACGGCGAGGTCCGACAACGGATCCCTGCCGACGACGCGTGCGGGGAGGACGGATCCGTCGCCGAACGCGACCTCGGTCCGCTGCGCGCCGGCGACCACATGCGCGCTCGTCAGCAGGTGGCCTTCCGTGGAGATGACGGACGCGCTGCCTGCCCCCGCGCCGCGGGCGGTACGCACCGAGACCGCCGCCACCGATGGCAGTGTCGACTCGGCGATCCGCACGACCGCCGCCGAGTACGCGTCGAGAGCGTCCTGCTCGTCCATACGGACCATTGCAGCACCGCCGCGATCGCCGGGGAACGGCGTTCGCGCAGGGCGCACGCGGTTCCCCGGCTCCTTCCGATCCGGCCGGTGCGCGGGGTCATGCCACAGAGGTGCCGAACAGCAGGCCGAGTCCGTAGGTCACCGCGGCGGCGCCGAGCCCGATGCCCAGCTGCCGCAGCGCCAGCCGCAGCGGCGAGGCGCCGGACAGGAGGGCGACGACGGCGCCGGTCGCCATCAGCGCCAGTCCCACGAGCATGCAGGCGACGACGACGGCGAGCATGCCGCTCAGGCCCAGCAGGTACGGCAGGACCGGGATGATCGCCCCGGAGGCGAAGAAGCAGAAGCTCGAGGCGGCGGCCCCGAGGCCGGTGCCGACCGTCTCGTGCTCGTCGACGGCGTCGTCCTCCTCGGGCTGGAGCGAGAAGCTCGGGTCGCAGTCGCAGCCGAGCAGGCCCAGGCGTTCCGACGCGCGGTGCTCCGCGGCGGCGGGCGTCATCCCCCTCGCCCGGTACACCAGCACGAGCTCGTTCGCGGCGATGTCGAGTTCCTTGGCCGCCGTCAGTGTGATCTGCGTGGGGCGCGTGGCGGACAGGAGCTCGCGCTGGGACCGGACGGACACGTACTCGCCGGCACCCATCGAGAGCGCGCCCGCGAGCAGGCCGGCCAGCCCGCTGAACAGGATGAACGACGTCGAGACGCCGGTCGCGCCGATGCCCATGACCAGTGCGAGGTTGCTGACGAGGCCGTCGTTCGCGCCGAACACCGCGGCACGGAAGTTGCCCGAGAGCCGGTTGCGGCCGCGGGTCGCGAGGCCGCGCACCACCTCCTCGTGGATCTGTTCGTCGGCGACCATCGCGCTCGTGGCCGAAGGCTCGGACGCGTAGGGGGAGCGGCCCTCGGCCCGCTGGGCGAGGGCGAGGACGAAGACGGAGCCGAAGCGCCGTGCGAGCACGCCCAGGAGCCTGTTGCGGACGGAGGGCCGCAGGGGCCGTCCGGCGTCGTCGCCGAGGAGTTCGAGCCAGTGCGCCTCGTGGCGGCCCTCGGCCTCCGCGAGGCCGAGCAGGATCTCGCGCTCCTCGCCGGTCCTGCGCCGGGCGAGATCGCGGTAGGTGGCGGCCTCGGCGCGCTCGTCCGCGAGGTACTGGCGCCAGCGCTTCACGTCGTCGCGGGACGGGGGGCGTGCGGGCGTGTTCTCGGGGTCGTTCCGGGGGGTGTTCAAGGGGATGCTCCGGTTGCTCGGGCATGTGCGCACCCCGGTCCGAAGCGGAAGACTTCGGCCGGGACCACAGATGCGTCATATCGGCCGAAGGTCTCGCTCGCCGGTTCCACCGGTGGACTGCCGGGCGCCGATGGCGCCAGTATGTCGACAGGCCGCGCACCCATGGGTGCGGAGCTACTCCCCTTCGACCGACAATGCTACCGGATGGGGCGGTGTCCGTCGTCGCCGGCTCCCGGGGCGCCGGCGGTATGTTCGAGTACAGGAACGCACCGACCGCGCGATACAGTCGGACGGATAACAGAAAGCAGGCTTATGGATCTGGCAGCCCGCCCCTGGGTCGAAAGCTATGCGCCGGGTGTGCCCCGGTCCTTCAGCGTGCCCGAGGGCACGCTGTCCGACCTCCTCGACGCGTCGGTGGCGGCCCACGGCCCCCGCGCGGCCCTCGAGTTCTTCGGCGCCACGACGACCTACGAGGAGCTGGGCGCCGCGGTGGCCCGCGCGGCGGCGGGCCTGCGGTCCCTCGGCGTCTCGGCGGGGGATCGCGTGGCCCTCGTGCTGCCGAACTGCCCCCAGCACATCGTCGCCTTCTACGCGGTGCTCCGCCTCGGCGCGATCGTCGTCGAGCACAATCCGCTCTACACGGACCGCGAGCTGCGGCACCAGTTCGAGGACCACGGCGCCACGGTGGCGGTCGTGTGGGACAGGGTGGTGCCGCGCGTGCAGCGGCTGCCGGCCGACATCCCCGTGACCTCCGTGGTGTCGGTGGACCTCATCGGGGCCATGCCCGTCTCGCGCCGGCTCGCGCTGAAGCTGCCCCTACGCCGCGCGCGGGAGGCGAAGGCCGCGCTCACCACCGAGGAGAAGCTGACCGGCCCCCGGAAGGTCATCGCCTGGCGGGAGCTGCTCCATCACCGGCCGCTGCCGGACCGGCACCCCCGGCCCTCGGCGGAGGACACGGCGGTCCTGCAGTACACGAGCGGCACCACGGGCGTGCCCAAGGGTGCCATCCTCACGCACCGGAACCTGCTGGCGAACGCGGCCCAGGGGCGGGCCTGGGTGCCGGGCCTCGACGAGGGCCGCGAGACCGTCTACGCCGTCCTGCCCATGTTCCACGCCTACGGGCTGACGCTGTGCGTGACCTTCGCCGTGAGCATCGGCGCGAAGCTCGTCCTGTTCCCGCGCTTCGACGTGCCGCTGGTGCTCGACGCCGTCCGGAGGAGCCCGCCCACGTTCCTGCCGGCCGTGCCCCCCATCTACGACCGGCTCGCGGCCGGCGCGGCCGAGCGCGGGGTGGATCTCAGCAGTATCCGGTTCGCGATCTCCGGGGCCATGAACCTCCCGCAGGCCACGGTGGAGACCTGGGAGGCGGCCACGGGCGGCTACCTCATCGAGGGGTACGGGCTCACGGAGACGTCCCCCATCTCGGCCGGCAATCCGATCGGCCCCACCCGGAGGCCCGGCACGATCGGGGTGCCGTTCCCCGGGACCGACGTCCGCATCGTCGATCCGGAGGACCCTCGCACGGACCGCGCCCCGGGCGAGGCGGGGGAGCTGCTCCTGAAGGGCCCCCAGGTGTTCCAGGGCTACTGGCGGCGACCGGACGAGACCGAGGACACCCTGCTCGACGGCGGCTGGTTCCGGACGGGGGACATCGTCCGGATGGACGACGACGGCTTCCTGACGATCGTGGACCGCATCAAGGAACTCATCATCACGGGCGGTTTCAACGTCTCGCCGAGCGAGGTGGAGGGCATCCTGCGGACGCACCCCAGCGTCGCCGACACCGCCGTGGTGGGACTCCCGCGAGCCGGCGGAGGCGAGGACGTGGCCGCCGCCGTCGTCCTCGCGCCGGGCGCCGCCCTCGACGTCGAGGCCCTCCGGGCTTCATGTCGCGGCGCGCTCGCCGCCTACAAGGTCCCCCGCATCATCGTGCAGATGGAGGACCTGCCCCGATCGCTGATCGGCAAGGTCCTCCGCCGCGAGGTGCGCTCCCAACTGATCAACGATGGCCATCGGGCCGAAGGAAAAGGTGACGGTCGATGACCGAGTCAACCGACGTGCGGGCGGCAACGCCCCCCGCGAAGGGCCCCTGGCGTGACAGCCTCGGGAACGCCAGCATCCGGGCGGCGCAGGTGCTCCTGCTGCTGATCCTGGGCGTGGTGGCCGTGTACGCACTGATCCAGGTGCAGCTCGTGGTGATCCCGATGCTGCTCGCGATCATCCTCGCGGCCGCGATCGGGCCCTTCGTGAACTGGCTCCGACGGAAGGGCTGGGGCCCGTCCACCGCCACCACCGCGGCCTTCCTGCTGCTCCTGCTCGTCTTCGGCGGGCTCATCACCGGCATCGTGTTCGCCGTCGTCGGGCAGGCCGGTGAGCTCGTGTCCTCCGCGACGGAGGGCTTCGACGAGCTCTACGCGTTCGCGCAGAACGGCCCCATCCCGATCGACGACGCGCAGATCCAGCAGGCGCGGGACGCGGCGGTCGACTTCGCCACGAGCAGTACCGTGGGTGCAGGTGCCATCTCGGGCCTCAGTGCGGCAGGGAACTTCTTCGCGGGCGGCCTGCTCATGGTGGTCATCCTGTTCTTCTTCCTCAAGGACGGCGAGAAGATCTGGGCGTTCATGTTGCGCGCCTTCAAGGGCAAGCGCCTCGTCAAGGCCCGTCGGGTCGGTTACAGCAGCATGGCCGTCCTGGGCGGCTACGTGCGCGGTACGGCGATCGTGGCTCTCGTCGACTCCGTGTTCATCGGCGGTGCGCTGCTGGTCCTCGGGGTCCCGCTCGCCCTCCCGCTGGCCGCGATCGTCTTCGTCGGCGCCTTCATCCCCCTCGTCGGGGCGACGCTCGCCGGTGTCCTCGCGGCCCTGATCGCGCTCGTGGCCAACGGACCATTCGTCGCGCTCATCGTCATCATCGTGGTCATCGTGGTCAACCAGCTCGAGGGCAACTTCCTGCAGCCCGTGGTCATGGGCCGCACGCTGCAGGTGCACGCCCTCGTCATCCTGTTCGCCCTGACCGCCGGCACCATCCTGGCGGGCATCATCGGTGCCATCCTCTCCGTCCCGGTCGCCGCGGTCATCTGGGCGGCCATCAAGGCCTGGAACGGGGAGAAGGACGAGGAGATCACCCGGGAGGAGGTCGAGGACGCCGAGGTGCAGACGGCCCTCGACGAGACGGGCCACGGCCTGAGTTCGACCCCCAAGGAGGAGCAGGAGGCCAAGAAGGCGGCCGCCCTGGCGGCCATCGACGACGCCGACGAGCGCCCCACCGCGCAGGGGCGCAGGACCGAAGGGCTCGACGACGATGACGACGGCCTGCCCACCGGCCCGGCCGGCAGCGCCGATGACGCCGGTCCCGCCGGCCGTCACCGGGGATCGTCCTCCGTGGGACACTGAGGCCTCAGGCTCCCCCGTCGACGAAGGAAGGGCTCCCGGCCGCGGCCGGGAGCCCTTCTCGCGTCCGACCGTCAGCGTGCCGCGGTCACCGGCACATCCTCCGGCACGTCGCCGGCGACCCGGCGGTCCCACGCCTCCATGACGACCGGATCCGTGGCCCGGGTGCCCAGCGAGACCGCGACGTAGACGATCGCGGACACCCCGAGACCCCAGTAGATCGGCTCGTTCGCATAGACGCCGTCGTACTGGTTCTCCGCGGTGAGCTCGAGGTAGGCCATGACGCCGAGGGTGACGAGCGTGCCCGCCGCCATGGACACGCCGGCGCCGATCCCGTTGCCGCGGCGCCACAGCAGGCCGCCGAGGATCGCGACGAGGAGCCCTCCCACGAGGATGTCGTACGCGATGGTCAGGGCGGCCACGACGTCCTGGACGACCACCGCGAGCATGATCGCCACGACACCGAGACCGAGGACCCACCAGCGGCTCGATGCGACGTCGTGCTCGGACGTCGGGCGCTCGCCGCCGCCCTTCCCGAACCAGCCGGCCACGAACGGCACCACGTCGGTCCGTGCCACGGTGGCGGCGGCGATCAGCGCGCCGGACGCCGTCGACATCATCGCGGCGACGGCGGCCGCGAGGACCAGCCCGCCGATGCCGATCGGCAGGACGTTCAGGGCGATGTCCGCGTAGACGTCGTCCTTCGACTCGATCGCGGGTAGGACGACGCTGGCGCTCATGCCGATCACGGCGCCGGCGACGCCGTAGAGGATGCAGTAGACGCCGGCGGCGGAACCGCCCCAGCGGGCGATCTCCGGCGTCCGGGAGGTGAAGACGCGCTGCCAGATGTCCTGCCCGATCAGCAGGCCCAGCGTGTAGACCACGAAGTAGGTGACGATGCTCTGTGCGCCGATGCCGGTGATGCTGAAGAACTCGTCGCCGGCGCGGTCGGCGATGCCGTCGAAGCCGCCGGCGGCAGCGAGGGAGAAGGGCAGCATGAGGGCGAAGACGCCGATGGTCTTGATCACGAACTGGGCCATGTCGGCGAGGGTGATGGACCACATGCCGCCGATCGTGGAGTAGATGAGGACGATCGTTCCGCCGACGGCGATGGACAGCGCGCGGTCCCAGCCGAAGAGCACCACGAAGATCGTGGCGTAGGCGCCCGTCGACGTGGCGCAGAGCATGAGGGTGTAGGCGAGCATGACGATCCCGGACACCCGCGTGGCGCGGTGGCCGTACCGCAGGGTGAGCATCTGCGAGACGGTGTAGATCTTCAGCTTCTGGATGGTGGGCGCGAAGAGGAGGCTGAGCAGCAGGACGCCGGTGCCGATGGCCACGACGAGCCACATGCCGGAGATGCCGTACTGGTAGCCGAGCCCCACCCCGCCCACGGTGGAGGCGCCGCCCAGGACGACGGCGGCCATGGTGCCGGTGTAGAGGAACGGTCCGAGGCGCCGTCCGGCCACGAGGTAGTCGCTGGCGTTGCGGGTGCGGGACTTGCCCCACCACCCGAAGCCGAGCATGGCAACGAGATAGGCCACTACGATGGCGATGTTGAGTGCTTGCATGAGTGAGTCCTTTGGTGGGCTGGACCGATCGGGTGCCCTAGGGGCAACTATTGTTGCCCTGTAAGCTACTCGTGACGCGGCTCACGCGCCAATCGTGGCACGCGCGCAGGCCGTCCGCCCCCGCGGCGTGAGGGCTGCCGCCGTAGGAGAGGACACGCATGAAGGCCCTGCCCGTCGAACCCACCAACGCTCCGGTGGCCATCGGATCCCGGATCCGTGCCGCACGGCAGTCCCAGCGCATGACCATCGAGCAGGTCGCCGACTCCACGGGCCTGACGAAGGGGTTCCTGAGCAGGGTGGAGCGGGACCTGACGTCGCCGTCCGTCGCCTCGCTCGTGACGCTGTGCCAGGTGCTGTCGATCTCCGTGGGGGACCTGTTCCTGGTGCCCGAGACCCACCTGACGCGGCTCGCGGACGCCCCCCGGATCAGCCTGGGCGGGCAGGGCATCAACGAACGGCTCCTGACGGCGCGCTCGGAGCGCCGGCTCCAGGTGATCCGCGCCGTCGTCGAACCCCATGGTCGGGGCGAGGACGAGCTCTACGCGGTGGACTGCGAGGTGGAGACCCTGCACGTGGTCGAGGGGCGCTTCGTGCTGATCTTCCCGAACGACCGCTACGACCTCGGCGCCGGCGACACCCTCACCTTCCCGGGCAGGGAGCCCCACACGTGGCTCAACCCGGACGGCCGGGAGGCCGTGGTGCTGTGGACGCTCGTCCCGGCGGCCTCCGGGAAGTAACGCCTCCGGGAAACAGCGCCTCCGGGCAGGACTGACTCCCGGCGCGCCTCAGCCCACGTGGACCCAGGGGCGCTTCGTCACGTCCGGCTCCGCGGCGCGCAGCACCTCACGCGTGACCGGGGCGATCTCGCCCTCACCGGTGAACAGGAACTTGAAGAGGTTGGCCACGGGGTCCCCCTCCGTCCACCGGAAGTAGACGTGCGGCATGAGCCCGGTGACGTCCCGGATGTGCAGCATCACGGCCGCGATGGTGTTCGGGACGTTGGAGCTGTGGACCTCGAGGACGCGGTACCCGTGCCGCACCACGCCGCGCACGCGCAGCTCCGTCTCGAAGTCGGACGAATCGTCCACGGTCACCTCGATGAACAGGGGTCGTGCGGTGGTGGGGACGTGCGAGACCCTGCACGCGTGCTGGAGCTTGTGGCGGTAGGCGGCGCTGCTGAGCCGCTTCGGCTCGTGGGCGATCAGCAGGATGTCGCCGTCGTCCTGCCCGCTGACGAAGGAGAGCGCGGCCTCGTCCATCCGGATGCTCGTGGCCCGCAGCTCGAACGCCCGCCGTGAGCGGGAGACGAAGGAGATCACGATGATGCCGAGGATGAAGCAGGCGGCGATCTTCAGCCCCTCGGGGCGCTCGACGATGTTGACCGCCGTCGTCAGCACGAAGACCACGGCGGCGATGCCGAACCCGATGGTCCTGCCGCGCTGCTGCTTCCGGCGCGCCGACAGCATCACGGCCACGGACGCGGACGTGATGAGGGCGAGGACCCCGGTGGCGTAGGCGCCGCC
This window contains:
- a CDS encoding helix-turn-helix domain-containing protein; translated protein: MKALPVEPTNAPVAIGSRIRAARQSQRMTIEQVADSTGLTKGFLSRVERDLTSPSVASLVTLCQVLSISVGDLFLVPETHLTRLADAPRISLGGQGINERLLTARSERRLQVIRAVVEPHGRGEDELYAVDCEVETLHVVEGRFVLIFPNDRYDLGAGDTLTFPGREPHTWLNPDGREAVVLWTLVPAASGK
- a CDS encoding sodium:solute symporter, translated to MQALNIAIVVAYLVAMLGFGWWGKSRTRNASDYLVAGRRLGPFLYTGTMAAVVLGGASTVGGVGLGYQYGISGMWLVVAIGTGVLLLSLLFAPTIQKLKIYTVSQMLTLRYGHRATRVSGIVMLAYTLMLCATSTGAYATIFVVLFGWDRALSIAVGGTIVLIYSTIGGMWSITLADMAQFVIKTIGVFALMLPFSLAAAGGFDGIADRAGDEFFSITGIGAQSIVTYFVVYTLGLLIGQDIWQRVFTSRTPEIARWGGSAAGVYCILYGVAGAVIGMSASVVLPAIESKDDVYADIALNVLPIGIGGLVLAAAVAAMMSTASGALIAAATVARTDVVPFVAGWFGKGGGERPTSEHDVASSRWWVLGLGVVAIMLAVVVQDVVAALTIAYDILVGGLLVAILGGLLWRRGNGIGAGVSMAAGTLVTLGVMAYLELTAENQYDGVYANEPIYWGLGVSAIVYVAVSLGTRATDPVVMEAWDRRVAGDVPEDVPVTAAR
- a CDS encoding long-chain-fatty-acid--CoA ligase; the encoded protein is MDLAARPWVESYAPGVPRSFSVPEGTLSDLLDASVAAHGPRAALEFFGATTTYEELGAAVARAAAGLRSLGVSAGDRVALVLPNCPQHIVAFYAVLRLGAIVVEHNPLYTDRELRHQFEDHGATVAVVWDRVVPRVQRLPADIPVTSVVSVDLIGAMPVSRRLALKLPLRRAREAKAALTTEEKLTGPRKVIAWRELLHHRPLPDRHPRPSAEDTAVLQYTSGTTGVPKGAILTHRNLLANAAQGRAWVPGLDEGRETVYAVLPMFHAYGLTLCVTFAVSIGAKLVLFPRFDVPLVLDAVRRSPPTFLPAVPPIYDRLAAGAAERGVDLSSIRFAISGAMNLPQATVETWEAATGGYLIEGYGLTETSPISAGNPIGPTRRPGTIGVPFPGTDVRIVDPEDPRTDRAPGEAGELLLKGPQVFQGYWRRPDETEDTLLDGGWFRTGDIVRMDDDGFLTIVDRIKELIITGGFNVSPSEVEGILRTHPSVADTAVVGLPRAGGGEDVAAAVVLAPGAALDVEALRASCRGALAAYKVPRIIVQMEDLPRSLIGKVLRREVRSQLINDGHRAEGKGDGR
- a CDS encoding AI-2E family transporter encodes the protein MTESTDVRAATPPAKGPWRDSLGNASIRAAQVLLLLILGVVAVYALIQVQLVVIPMLLAIILAAAIGPFVNWLRRKGWGPSTATTAAFLLLLLVFGGLITGIVFAVVGQAGELVSSATEGFDELYAFAQNGPIPIDDAQIQQARDAAVDFATSSTVGAGAISGLSAAGNFFAGGLLMVVILFFFLKDGEKIWAFMLRAFKGKRLVKARRVGYSSMAVLGGYVRGTAIVALVDSVFIGGALLVLGVPLALPLAAIVFVGAFIPLVGATLAGVLAALIALVANGPFVALIVIIVVIVVNQLEGNFLQPVVMGRTLQVHALVILFALTAGTILAGIIGAILSVPVAAVIWAAIKAWNGEKDEEITREEVEDAEVQTALDETGHGLSSTPKEEQEAKKAAALAAIDDADERPTAQGRRTEGLDDDDDGLPTGPAGSADDAGPAGRHRGSSSVGH